The Bifidobacterium asteroides genomic interval GTCCCAGCTGGCCGCCGCCGACGATCCCGATGACGGATCCCGGCTCCAGGTGATCGATTCTTCCCTTGGTCTCCTCAGACAAGCTTGGCATTGGAAGCCTCCACGGATCGGGCCAGCTCGGCACGGTAGTCATCCAGGGCCTGAGCCAGCCTCGGATCATTGATGGAGAGAATCGAAGCCGCCAGCAGGCCGGCGTTGGTAGCCCCGGACGCCCCAATAGCCGTAGTCGCTACAGGAATGCCGGCAGGCATCTGCACGATGGACAGGAGTGAATCAACCCCGCTCAATGCATGGGACTTCACTGGCACTCCGATGACCGGCAGCGTGGTCTGGGCCGCCACCATCCCAGGCAGATGGGCTGCTCCTCCGGCCCCGGCGATGATGACCCCTATGCCCTGGCTCCGGGCCTGATGCGCGAACTCCGCCATGCGCCCTGGTGTGCGATGGGCGGAGATGACCTCCTTGGTGTAGACGATAGCGAACCGGTCCAGCATCCGACAGGCTTCCTTCATCGTCTCCCAGTCGCTCGATGATCCCATGATCACTGCGACGCTTGCCCCTTCATGTGTATTGTCAGCCATCGGCCCTCCAATGTTCATGCACATCCGATACTACGCAAGGCCGGGGAGAAGCCGGCCAATCGTGACGGTCCTATGGATGTAAGGGCCGGGC includes:
- the purE gene encoding 5-(carboxyamino)imidazole ribonucleotide mutase; its protein translation is MADNTHEGASVAVIMGSSSDWETMKEACRMLDRFAIVYTKEVISAHRTPGRMAEFAHQARSQGIGVIIAGAGGAAHLPGMVAAQTTLPVIGVPVKSHALSGVDSLLSIVQMPAGIPVATTAIGASGATNAGLLAASILSINDPRLAQALDDYRAELARSVEASNAKLV